Sequence from the Prunus persica cultivar Lovell chromosome G5, Prunus_persica_NCBIv2, whole genome shotgun sequence genome:
TTAGAGAAGTCTGGAAGCTTCTTGAACTCTGGAAGATGTTTCtgtattaaaaagaaattcactTTGCTGAGCATTACCTGTTATCTTATTCATAGGTCAAGATGATCTGGGTAGGAGAAGTGGGAAAGACAcaatgaaggagaagaagacactttgacttcttttttttattttttatcttaTGTTaacttttgttaattttaattatcaaaaCATTAATTTAGGGTGAGGATAGAATAAGAAATagcaagaaatttttttatattaaaaagtattaaaaagcaaaagagagaaaatggaagTGGAAAAATCAGCtccctaaattaatatattatgcaataaaactaaaataaaatgataacaTATTGATTTTtaaactagtttttttttcttaactaTTAGATTAGATCTAATGATGGGTGACCACAACTCCCTTAGACCATAGGGTCTAGAAAACGAGACTGTATATATTAGGTGGAACAATTAGGTGATCCTgggattttgtgtttttttttttgttacattggCGTTCAACAGGGTCGGAGCTGCATTGGGACAAGAGCAGTCCCAGGCCGCCACTcagtttttattataaaaaaagaaagttgtaTGATATTATTGGATAATCCATATTAAttaacatatttattttaacacATGGAGCCTTACCCAGCCAAACCTACATTTCCTTCAAGACCGCCTATTCACAATCGCTCTAAAGCGATTCTTGCGATACTTGTTAGACACGTGTACACGCGTTCCCAATGTAtcctcctttttattttttttattcttctctctttcgtTCTCTCAGTTGGCTcgcttgctctctctctctcttcttctctccgtctctccccctctctctcttttttttttttttaaattttccttctctttctttttcttctctccctctcttttattcttcttcttcttcttctttttctcagtCTCCATATCTCTGTGTGTGTAAATTTGGTTAAATGCCAGATGCCAGATGCTGGAGGCAATGATTTGGGAGGGAGGGCTTATAGAAACCCCCAAAATTTCACAACCTAGAAAGGTTCACGACTCCCAAATTTTTTGCCAATAGTGCGACTTTAGCCAAAAATGGTAGAAGAAAACTGGCGGAGGGAAAGAAGGGGAAAACtagggaagaaaaagagaacagAGAGATAAGAGATAAGGAAATAAAGGGGAAGATTTGTGTTTAGTTGTTCTGTGGGCTTAAGCCCCTTTATtaggaaggagaagaagcaagaggaggagagaaaagagggagagatagagacagaagtagaagaagaaagagaaagaatttattattattattttttttaaagagagagagtgacagaagaagaagagagagcgCGATGCAaccaagagaaagaaaaagagaataaaaaataaaaataaaaaggagaatACATTGGGAATGCGTGTACACATGTCTAGCAAGTATTGTGAGAGTCTCTTTAGAGCGATTGTGAATAGCATTCCTCAAGTTTTAAtaaaactattattattattatattacctTTTAACAcaaatattatctttttacaCAAATTGCTAAAAAGCAAAGagattttaattcatttttctattttcttggcGAGAGCAAACTTTCTCATTGTTTGTGAgtttttctctcaaactcaatattatattatcattttaaaattaggtTAATTCATAGATGAATGATTGCTTGGTAGCAtatattagaaaaatatttttaatagtaTAGATGACGTGGTTGTTATGtaactatttaaaaataagaaaactcgTCGAGGACAATTATGAAttgtaatgatttttttttttgagtcaaAATTATGATTATAATGAATAgagaatattatttttgctGTTTTGGTATGTcttgagttcaaattttttattctttatattttgtgACAGGCCCCTACATACATAAAATCCTAGCTTCGCCACTGGAGTTCAACTTTGGAGTTCAAACTGGGGTGTCATAGGGGGAAGGAGGAAGCCACCACCACGATGATAGCAACCCAttggctttctttttttcaataataaaaaaatgatagaATTTCAAGACTTGGTCAGTCGAAGCACGCGTAGCTCAGTATGAAAAGTTCAATTCAAACCTGTCTAATATTCAAagcaaaatttaaaactaaaattgcTATAATTTGAAATATGCTATTACATCGATGTGGGGTTACCCATTCTTACTTTGTAACTTTTCAAACTCTTATTTAATTGTTATTggctaagaaaagaaaaaacccatAGAGATCATGTGTTTCtcctttaaaagaaaaaagaaaaagaaaaagaagaagctacGTGGAAGAGAGGAATAAAACCAAACGATCTGTGGTGTGGACTAAAGAAAACGATCAAATGGCACAATATGCATGTGCAGCATACTCAGTTTCACCGACGTCTTTATATGCCATAAGAAATTCTAGATGATTCAAAGGCTTATACCGTAAGGGGTGCTCCTTGTCCACGAGCTCATCTGGTACTCGTATCATCCCTTTATTAACTGAAAGTAGTTCGGACGAGTATCTCGCCTCATTTTCTCTCAGTATCACTCTATGCCTACATGGTCGAATTCGATCGTTGCTCCAAACCTAGGCAAATCAAAGCATGCAAATATTGTTTTAGTCTGTTTCCCAGTGCTTCTGACGTGACTAAAACTGTTTTTGGACAACCACAAAGTACTTTTGGATCATAAAAACGTTTTTTTTTGCCGAATAAACACTTCTAAATGTTTTTCAGAAAGCATTTGGATTTTTAATATGAATTCTTTTTAGGGTTGTTCCAACAAAGGCCCTTACAGCTACTATATTATAGACACATACCCATCTACTTTTAAATCTTTACATGGCaacttattttaaattttagtttcAAGTAAAGATTTAAAAGAACATGGATATGTATGCGTCTATGATATAGTTAGTTGTAAGGGCCTACATTGGAACAACCCATATATAAATAAAGCATGAACTATTTGGTGGCATACCTGAAATCCATCACCTGCTATGAATATCACGGATGAAGGCAGAGGATCAAAAACTACCCACTCATCATTCTTTGTATTGATCTCCAGACCATTGACATGATTTTGATGGAGTATGGTGGAAAAGTTCTTGTCCGTATGACTGCGTAAACCCACATCAACTTCAAATTTCTTGGGTTCTTCGTATTTTAAAAATCGGAGAGTGTGCGAAGTCGACTGAAAATGATCGTCATGGTACTTCTCTACACCATAGTTCTCAAATACCATTCTTGTCACAGCATGATCTATTTCTGCCATCACTCTTGCATACAAGTCAGCACTCTCACTGTCCAATaacaaagaacaaattaattaatattgtaAACAAGCCAATTAGCTATATAGTTGTAAATGGAAAGGCAAAAATACAGGTAGAATAAATTATACCGAAATTGGTCGTTTCCATCTGGCCAAAAATGATGTGTGAATTCCTGAGTTTCTTTAGGGTTTGTGCCATTAACAATTCCAAGGCCTTTCTGCCTAGAACTTGAAGTTATGTAGCCAGCACGGAAAGGCTTCTCAGGAGTATCGACGGGGAAATTAAACAACTCGCCAAATGCATCAAAGAAGGTTTTTTGAAGTTCCGGAGGAACTTTGCTGGGTAGGATTGCCATGAAACAGCCGAGCTCTTCGAGTGCCCGGCAAACGTCTTTCCGTGCTGAGAGCCAAGAGCTTGTCCCCGGCTTCAAGCAGTCCGCGTTTGAGAAATCTACCACTGGAATGCCGGCCACAGTTTGCGAATATGAAGtcatacttttttctttttcactagCTGTAAGTGAGGTTTTGAGGGCTCTAAGCATAAAGTAGTGCAAGATGCATATTTTCTAAGTTGATATTTGTAGCTAGAGTGGTTCACtacccacacacacacacacacacacacacacaaaaaaaaaaagcaatagtCGCATTTTTTAAGtaactaatttattttggttatAATTATCGTTGGTCAACGCTCTTAATTAAATAAGTCCCTATTATTTATGTctaatgatttaaatattataaattttgttgtagctgacacatgaatagtaataATGTAATAAAATGTAAGAGCATATTCTTTcccataataaaatatttacaatggtaatttaataaaaatatatggattgaatctTTCTCACTAGCCAAGCTCTTTTCCCTTTCCTCTATATAATTAGTAATAGTTAttctaaataataaatattataataaaaaatgtgaGAGCATGCATGTGCATCGAAAGATGCGCCCAAACCAacccctctttttctttcttttgtaatttttattctcCCCATATCTCATCTCTCCCTacgcctttatttttttattttttttatttttttccaatcttcttcttccttccgtCACTttccatctctttctctctttctatttttattttccttctttctctctctctctctctttctttttttcctactTCTTCCTCTGTCactttgcaatttttttcctGCTTCTTCACTTGAAGTTTCTTGGTTTGAATTATTTGGttaaaattttaacttttatggAAGGATGATATACATAATATGGGTCTTGACTAAgattttttcatctttgattGTGATTTTAGCAAAGAATTGGGTGATGGGTATTTTGATTTGAGTGTTGTAATCTGGTTTTCGGTAAGGGATTTGGTTTTCAGTAAGGGATCTGGTTTTCGATAAGAGATGATTTTCGGTAAGGGATCTGGATTtcagttaaaaataaaaataaaaaagaattggaaattattataattgtgaaaaatataatacacaaatataacacaaataataattgaaaggatttcttaaataaataaaaagataatgaaatGATGTTGGACAACGCAGtccaatcaaataaaataataaaatatgaatataggTTGATTAGACATGATGTGGGGCTCACTTTGGAGTAATTGGATGGTCAACACAATTTGTGACGAAATGGTGTTTTTAATTGTGAGAAAACCCAATAGTTACGGCCACAAAAGTCACAGGATCAAAACTTGTAACTGCACCGTTACTAATGGCTTTAGTCACAAATATTCGTGGCTAATACTGTCAAAAgtcacgaaaaaaaaaaagtgactgTTGTGTGTGTTTTATGTAGTGCAAGGAATCTGCTTTCGAGAAATCTACCACTGGAATTCCGGCCACAGTTTGGGAactcatctttttcttcttggtttcTCACTAGCTGCATATGAGATTTTGAGGTCTCCTAATCATATAAGTAGCGCAAGCTTGGTGCACAATttataaaatgatattttataGCTAGAGTGCCAGTTAAGGAAAATGGAACCTTCCCCAATTCATTCATAATAAGACCTGCATGATCTGCATATAATTTGTGTGAATTATTATGATGGTTCTATTAACTAatcaataaaagaaagagTAATTGGAGTCAGACAGAGTAAGAACCACAACGTGTGAACAGTGAAcatgaattatattttgttgaaaatcaataaacaatAGGACGTTGTGAAGATCGATAAACAATAGGACCTGTAATATCCACTTCACATGGTTATGGTTTCATGAATTCAGAATCTCCTCCACAAAATGAAGACTTTGATCTGTCATTTGGCCATACAATAAGACGTTGAAATAACAAGTAGTCTATTAATGCCTGGTAGAGGGCAACAAGCATTATTTGTTGGCTAAGGCAAACAACCAATAATGGTAAGCTTTAAAGTCAACGTTCATTTGTGTGTACATCTAAAAGTCACCATTGTCAACTCGACTCAAAGCCTTATATTaatgattgaaaaaagaaaagcttaaGAATATGatagtgctgctaaacgaattttaaaattaattgagtacaccctattaCGAaagtatttattgaattactaatttactctaatataaaatgataaaaaagaatacatggaattgtgaaacaaatataattttaataagtaggATTACTTAAGTttcctcctctcttttttgtcattaatTGACGTAGGATTAGAAGGGGACGTTAGGAGGCTTCACGACAACATTtagttattttaattattttaatagttctttctttttccttttaagagtttctttccttttccttttctattatctatttcattaaaatttgTCGATGCTATTTAAACAACTTTCTAGGGTTGTATTTTGTCGACTTTCAGATTACTATTCCCTAGAAAATTGAGAGAGTGTTCCAGAATTTTATGAAGGGAAATTGTT
This genomic interval carries:
- the LOC18777366 gene encoding probable inactive 2-oxoglutarate-dependent dioxygenase AOP2, which encodes MLRALKTSLTASEKEKSMTSYSQTVAGIPVVDFSNADCLKPGTSSWLSARKDVCRALEELGCFMAILPSKVPPELQKTFFDAFGELFNFPVDTPEKPFRAGYITSSSRQKGLGIVNGTNPKETQEFTHHFWPDGNDQFRESADLYARVMAEIDHAVTRMVFENYGVEKYHDDHFQSTSHTLRFLKYEEPKKFEVDVGLRSHTDKNFSTILHQNHVNGLEINTKNDEWVVFDPLPSSVIFIAGDGFQVWSNDRIRPCRHRVILRENEARYSSELLSVNKGMIRVPDELVDKEHPLRYKPLNHLEFLMAYKDVGETEYAAHAYCAI